The genomic window ccgggcggagtcctctcggagttgaagtcgtgggcggagcccggctccgtgggagtccgggtggagtcctctcggagttgaagtcgtgggcggagctcggctctcgtaggagtctgggcggagtcctctcggagttgaagtcatgggcggagcccggctcccgtaggagtccgggcggagtcctctcggagttgaagtcgtgggcggagcccagctcccgtaggagtccgggcggagtcccctgcaattaaagtcaggtgcgaagtccggctcccgtaggagtccggacggagcttaccgacagttgaagttggcgatggagcccggctcccgtaggagtccgggcggagtcctccttgaggtcggagtcatgggcggagcccggctcccgtggagtccgggcggagtcctctcggagttgacgtcgtgggcggagcccggctcccgtgggagtccgggcggagtcctctcggagttgaagtcgtgggaggagcccggctcccgtaggagtccgggcggagtcctctcggagttgaagtcgtgggcggagtccggctcccgtaggagtccgggcggagtcctctcggagtaaagtcgtgggtggagcccggctcccgtaggagtccgggcggagtcctctcggagttgaagtcgtgggcggagcccggctcccgtaggagtccgggcggagtcccctgcaattaaagtcaggtgcgaagtccggctcccgtaggagtccggacggagcttaccggcagttgaagttggcgacggagcctagctcccgtgggagtccgggcggagtcctccttgaggttgaagttgtaggcggagcctggctcccataggagtccgggcgaagtcctccttaagaacttcggctgtgggtattttatacccaacaccagtctccctacttccgagtttgaatttcgaatgaaggaagtacagagagactggcatagccgaagttgtcccctcgaatcctgcgcacgaccgtccccagatattttggcattaaatgtgcgcgtgctggagtcttttcgaatcggagcgatacgaagggactcttTGAAATTCccgtcggtacactggcccaggcacggtgccataatggcttaGCCGCCCGCCGGGGGAGTGAGACACGTGTCgggcgcgggctggcctggggagattcgcgatcattatggtgccggatcccaggatctatttaaacccgtccttccacctttaggggccctattccgttccagagttctaacagtgtctgccttcccttcgagagtcctgtttcagttggtatcttctcgagccgtaggcgcccttcaaatcatccctgtcttcgtccctctggtccctcagagcgatctaggttagttccagcaccttcatctttcttcccgccgcttagggacctctttttttgccattatttttagtattcctccgagttagttttctgtgacctctcgcccctcatcctgtccgtcttctctggatctttagagccctcattcgaagctactcgaaatatcgtccggctcttccgctccctgcagttccgagagttcttccgcctcaaacccccaggtcccttgctctgtagacgaacctgcgtctggggctgggctccgcccgatttttgcaccgggcgccattccatgttccctgactctggaggaactccttctgataagggttcaatatggagttcctccggagtatgacctggagttgtctagcccttctgaccgggctagcactcctccacctgatcgtttttgcctgtatcaggaggcgttccgtgccggactctggctttcgcttccatcctttgttgtcgccctcttccgcttcttagacatctccttggcttctgtggccccgaattcttttaggtttttgataggatttctctccctttgccacgtagtcgaggtccaaccgtccctctccctgtttaggcacttctatactttcaagcgccatccttcgatgaaggactggtggtacttctccccccagtttggcaagaaggagttgctgaaaggtgccccttcttcaatccacaattggaaggggaaatacctcttcgtccactgcctgaccctgaggctgggcctgcccccttggggctctctaagggattctgtccgccgggcccccagcctgggggaggatgacctccaggctgcccggaagcttcttgcctatttcgctccttcccttcccaatcttttgaggaagtaatttctgttcaacatcggcctgagcccccaggatcctgcgagtatttcatctttttctttatcttcttttttcctgtctttcttctttttctttctcttttttttttacctcttcttccttctctctctttttctcttctctttcttccttctctttctctctctttatttttttcgatttctaactcttgattgatcgatttgcttctttttcttctttttctttttttttttttaagggatggacgccgaagcagcgcggatgcttgccaggggcctcagggcccacaaaagaaagggtgtcgcgacctccggatcgacgaagagggccagggtggaggagtcgagcttggccgcacccgcccaggcggctccagtggttgacattccctcggatgccgaggcaacggctccccggacctcctcgaggagtccgcctactggggcccccgtttcaggggtccgccccgcggaggcgcccgtagtcgagagggagaagagaaggaagtcggtagcccgcagggtgagtagccgtcgaactgctgctgacgagtccctctgctccaaagaggggccggagaatcccttcaatgacagggacttgatcaggcggttgatcgatggctgcattctgcccgacgtcgtcgaaaggatcgaccgtgccgatcctgagcagtgggcctgggactctttggagtccttccttgaggtaagcaaatcttcatttacctggctgttcggcccttgttctgatcccctagccgcccttgcagattgggcaccagctcctcgccaatatcgaggcgttgAACCATGCAAGGAGGGacatcgtccaggtggaggagcgctgtcggACCGAGAttgctcgcctccaagaaaagacggtcgaagtagtcgccctccaagaggccctggaaagagtgaaacaagcccgggaggaggagaggcagaccttggaggagtcggcgagaaaggcagaggccgaggccgccaacttggctgagcagatttcggtcctggtctcggaggccagagtccttacggtagaggaattcaagacctctgcggagatgagggacctgaacgtccaattcggccaggaggcgttcatcaaggggttcgagctctgccaagagaaggtggtcagaaaatttttgaagctcgacctcagcttcctaggtgaggagtccgaagacgaggccggtccctcgccagccaccattgctatcgcagcccccttgccggggacgtcaagttctccaacccctgcccctgaggactgagacctccgaccttgtatttttatttcatcgcaatttttcttttcttttttgtcttcaaaatcatccaataaataaagttgaatttcttgtcgtggatggcttctcctccctccccttcttctccctgcttttcttcctgcgatgagtcgtgctttgacgtttttgccttccgatggcagtgtcctgcagaagcacttcccctgcccctggggatccgctaaagtcgacgatccagcggctgaagaaggaagtccttcacttgacaaagaagtcaaagaagatggaaggcgagcttcgtcgattgagagaaggtcattctgaagccaccgcggaggccacccactttcggaatctccacgtgaaggagatcatggaatATAGTCGGAGGAAGGCAGATTTcgtgaaggagctcgaggaatgcaagaagagcgccagcgaccgaatttgggctcaggctgccaagattagcgccctcaaggtggaactgtcggcagCGATGGGGAAgctcggccagctgggaggaagttcgtcccggctcttggctcgggccgacggcgaccaacagtggtcgaagaaggtctccgaccttcagcggcagcttcaggatgccgaggtgagccacaacgtgcatcgggccagctggcgcaggcaggtagaggaatataaagggagactcagggcggcgaccgacgaagtcacccgtctccagaggcagctggctaacaaggctcagcttacttccgcccggaattctgatgagctccagtccctaagaggaaccgtcgaagggatttctgtcgccctctgagaaaagacagccgagctgcaacaactgaagatccaactggcatacgagcagcgggccgttgcagacgcggaggcagaatccgaggtcttgaggaagaggcgtcgagaggcggaggccgagagccagcgacttcgtcgggcgctccaggacgcgctgcagagaaggggggagctagaagaagaaattgagaatctaaggcagtcctggatgagggatggagcagataactctagatcggagggagcagagcctccttagagctcttttcatccttctgtcttttcatgtatatacttttctttttgttgttttgtctcgcttttgtcgttttgcttttctttccttggccttccgggctttgtagtgtgtatttcggaaatggaatgaaaaggagtattttgtgttaccttatccgtgcgttgtattaaattgtcgtctgccgaacttttcttgtcgttcgacttatctgatgttgacgtcgttgggaggcgcccagtcgttgatgcgttagcttgcctccctcgtcgtacatggccacgagcccgagcttggcggtccggactccgcattacttcggggacatcgctgtcttcttgacctgtgtcgggagtcttcttaggggccgggggtgtttggtaggaacttttcgtctttgttgggacgaggttctttaggtctttggtgcggttcgtccttcatctgtttccatcgtagttcgtcacccttcctttttaattttcctcctcttctcagagtgagggccctcccctcactttttgcggggttgcataggagcgtggaggtgccgctgagggacttttttccttcatccgatcttgttgggcggccgggtttcgtcgccatcaggacgagattctcctcccgttcctgcgggggcacgtaagggccattgccagggcgggcggagtcttccttgctgcagaagtcgtggggtggagtctggctcccgtaggagtccgggtggagtctcccttgctgcagaagtcacggatggagcccagctcctgtaggagtccgggcggagtctcccttgctgcagaagtcacggacggagcccggctcccgtaggagtccgggcggagtctcccttgctgcagaagtcacgaacggagcccggctcccgtaggagtccgggcggagtctcccttgctgcagaagtcacggacgaagcccggctcccgtaggagtccgggcggagtctcccttgctgcagaagtcacagacggagcccagctcccgtaggagtccgggcctccgaccttgctcaagtcaggacgaggttctcctcccattcccgacatggccgtgggggcgcgttaggacgctgtaaggcctctttccccatccggtctaaaagaaccgggcctttgactttgctcatgtcaggacgaggtcctcctcctgttcctgacatggctgtgggggcacattagggcgctgtaaggtctctccccccatccgatctaaaagaatcgggcctttgactttgctcatgtcaggacgaagtcctcttcctgttcctgacatggctgtgggggcacattagggcactgtaaggcctctccccccatccgatctaaaagaatcgggcctttgactttgctcatgtcaggacgagatcctcctcctgttcctgacatggctgtgggggcacattagggcgctataaggcctctccccccatccggtctaaaagaaccgggcctttgactttgctcacgtcaggatgaggtcttcctcctgttcctgacatggccgtgggggcacattagggcgctgtaaggcctctccctccattcctaacataactttgttttaggcatttgaaggggttatatccagtcgtgacaaatccatgccaaatgggaagagcacgtcaagtagaaaggaatttagattcaaggtgaaatcgtaagtgatacatttacaggttttctgagttccacggttgcgggaggtctgctcctccttgaggccctccggtgatggagtcgatggtcccgatgggaggtcggtccccaggttgctcctcccttcttggtggttcaggttgcggaatggcccttggccgatctcctctaccctcaggcctgcgtcggatgaacctgtcgagtcgacctcaccggatgagctcctcgatctcatcccggagctggatgcattcctccgtgtcgtggccgtggtcgtggtggtagagacagaacttgttggggttgcgcttttcggggtgcgtgcgcattctctccggcctagggagctgctccctgacctccatcagtacctggaccttcgaggtgttgaggggggcgtagttgcggaatctccccgatggagaaccccgtcgaaccccgcgatccgaacttctctgcctgcgcacccggggtgaagtatgggcacgcttgtgcccaggaggggatcgagaacgcggtcggGCTTCTCCTGGCTTTTTTTCGaatgcgggcttactcgagtctcccgtctgccgctccctcgctgtctcttcatccttcattttgaaggcttcttccactcggatgtatccttcagcccgagccagcaaatcagcaaaatctctgaggtacttcttctccagggagaacaaaagatcattcttctgaaggccacccttcagggcggccattgcgactgattggtccaagtttcggacctccagcgccgcgacgttgaaacggttgatgtaggcccgaatggactcccctttcctctgcttgatattgatgagggactctgaacccttccgggggcgccggctgctgacaaaatgggccacaaattggtggctcatttgatcgaagaaaaagatggtacccgatttcaaagtcgagtaccagttcctcgccactcccttcaaggtggatgggaaggcccggcatagaatggtgtCAGAAgcgtcgtgaagcagcatcatcatccggaaagcctccagatgatcaatcggatccgaagtcccgtcgtagctttcgaactggaggagtttgaagtttggcgggatcggttcctgcatgatcatttgagagaagggagggtcagtacaaatgttgctcctagattgattttgatgattacaaagcagattgaagggatacaaataattttaaaatgaaaaagtccttatggtcTTCAAGgtcaaaatcgtaatttcactaaaatcctgatttgatagtaccatttggtagaacaaatgatttgaaatctattggtgaaaatttcattgtgtttggacttatatttttgaagttatgaaggtttgaagtacatgagtcgactcatgggtcaactcatggcactgtgagctgattggcacgcaaaaattctccttggcacgctagttttctggcttggcacgacctgtgagtcgactcatgagttgacccacaaggcatgagtcgactcatgagtcgacccctgctaatttgagccaagaatttccagaaacgcattctctggtttttgcaacagaggtcgactcatgagtcgacccctgaagcatgagtcgactcatgagtcgacccctgcgacgggaaatgtcagcaacggctatttttttgcccgttttaattgccatttatgcttcctaaaaatcctctaacggctctttatctacctaaattgttttctcttgcttctaatgctacaaaatgcttaaaatgatgaaagaaa from Elaeis guineensis isolate ETL-2024a chromosome 9, EG11, whole genome shotgun sequence includes these protein-coding regions:
- the LOC140851677 gene encoding uncharacterized protein yields the protein MDAEAARMLARGLRAHKRKGVATSGSTKRARVEESSLAAPAQAAPVVDIPSDAEATAPRTSSRSPPTGAPVSGVRPAEAPVVEREKRRKSVARRVSSRRTAADESLCSKEGPENPFNDRDLIRRLIDGCILPDVVERIDRADPEQWAWDSLESFLEIGHQLLANIEALNHARRDIVQVEERCRTEIARLQEKTVEVVALQEALERVKQAREEERQTLEESARKAEAEAANLAEQISVLVSEARVLTVEEFKTSAEMRDLNVQFGQEAFIKGFELCQEKVVRKFLKLDLSFLGEESEDEAGPSPATIAIAAPLPGTSSSPTPAPED